The DNA window GCCCTTGGCCAGGGCTATTTCGGCTTTTACGTGCACGCCTTTCCAGTACAGGGCGGTGCATACGCAGGTATAGCCTTTGGCCTGAATTTTTTGTTGCAACCGTTCCAGTTCCCGCTTGTGCAGCAGCAATTTACGCTGCCGCCGCGGTTCGCACACTGTGTGGGTAGAGGCCTGCTGCAGCGGCGTAATAAGCGCGCCGGTGAGGTAGGCTTCACCGCGGTGGAAGTCGACGTAGGAATCCAGCAGCTGCACTTTACCTTCACGCAGGGATTTAACTTCCCAGCCGGTCAGGGCAATACCAGCTTCTATCTTTTCTTCGATAAAGAAGTCGTGGCGGGCTTTTTTGTTCAGGGCAATGGTGCCGCCATTGGCCTTGGGTTTTTTCTTGGTAGTCATGGGCGCGAGTATAACTGAGGGTTATCTGAAAAGGCAGGGGGGCCTGTTGTGACAAGGATGGCAGGTATCCTGAGCCACTCTGGCGGTGGTTTAAAGTTGAGCAAGGCGGGTAAATCCACGACAATAGCCGCTTTTGCGCGATCGGAAACACTATGAGTACTGGCGAAGCGGGTGTACACGGTATTTGGCGGGGACGCTGGACCTTTATTCTGGCAGCCACCGGTTCGGCGGTGGGGTTGGGGAATATCTGGAAGTTTCCCTACATTACCGGTGAAAACGGTGGTGGTGCTTTTGTCCTGATGTATCTGTTATGCATTCTGGTGGCGGGCATTCCGGTGATGATGGCTGAGATTATGATGGGCCGTAAAGGCCGTCGCAGCCCGATCCATACGATGCAAAACCTGACTCATGAATTTAAAGCGCCTAAGGCCTTTATTGGCATCGGCTGGATGGGGGCGGCTGCCGGCTTCTTTATTCTGTCGTTTTACAGTGTGATTGCGGGCTGGACGCTGGCGTACGCTGGCAAGATGGCGGCCGGGGTGTTTACCGGGGCTGGCCCCGAGGTGGCAACGGCCAGTTTTGCGGCATTGCTCGCCTCGCCCTGGGCCTTAATGGCACTGCATACTCTGTTTTTGTTGCTGACTGGCAGCATTATTGCGTTGGGCGTTAACCGCGGCCTGGAAAATGGTGTGCAAATGCTGATGCCTGCTTTGTTTGTAATGCTGATTCTGCTGTTCGGTTATGCGCTGACTACGCCGGGGTTTACTCAGGGCTGGAATTTTATGTTCAGCTTTGAGCCGGAAAAAATTACCGGTACCAGTTTTGTCGTGGCGCTGGGGCATGCGTTTTTTACCCTCAGTATCGGTATGGGCGCGATCATGGCCTATGGGGCTTATATGCCGAAAAAAGCCTCGCTGGGTAAAACCGTACTGGCGGTGGCCTTGCTGGATACGCTGGTGGCCCTGATTGCTGGCCTGATTATTTTCCCCATTGTCTTTTCCAATGGTCTTGAGCCGGGTGCCGGTCCGGGGCTGATTTTCCAGACCTTGCCGATTGCCTTCGGCTCTCTGCCTGCCGGCAATCTGATCGGTGCGGTGTTCTTTGTACTGGTATTGGTGGCGGCCTGGACTTCGGCTATTTCCATTGCTGAGCCGGCGGTGGCCTGGGCGGTTGAAAAAGGCTTTTCACGGATTCAGGCGACCGTTGCTGTCTGTGGTCTGGCCTGGCTGATCGGTATTGGTACGGTGCTGTCTTTTAATGTCATCAGCGACAAGCAGGTGTTTGTGCAGGTGAAAACGCTGGATAGTCAGGGTGAGGTGCTGCATTCAGAGCTGCACTGGTACGCTGACGTTGCTGCACTGAAAGCATCCTTACCGGTACAGGAAGAGCGCACTTATCAGGTTGAAGGTAAAACCTTTTTCGGGATGCTGGATTTCCTTACCTCCAACATCATGATGCCACTGGGCGGAATGCTGATTGCCTTGTTTGCCGGTTGGTTTATGACCCGTAAGAGTGTGGCGGATGAATCGCGGCTGCAGCCTTCCTGGTTGCTCAGCTTATGGCGTTTTATGTTGCGTGTTGTTTCACCACTGGCCATTTTCTATATTTTCATCAGTGGCTTGCTGTAAGGGGAGACACTTATGACCAGCATCAGCCGCAGTGCTCTGGTGATGTATTCTGCCAGCCAGATGTTTGATCTGGTGAATGATGTGCGCCGTTATCCGGAATTTCTGGATGGCTGCTCGGCGACCGAGGTGCTGGCCGAGGGTGACGATTTTATCGAGGCCACGCTGACCATTGCCAAAGCCGGGGTGAATCAGAGTTTCAGCACTCACAATACGCTGCTGCGGCCAGAGCGGATGGAAATGCGGTTGCTGAACGGGCCGTTCAGTCGCTTTTCCGGTATCTGGACCTTTCAGGCACTGTCTGACACTGCCTGCAAAGTGACGCTGGAGATGGAGTTTGAAATGAGTAACCGTCTGGCTGGGGCGGCGATGGGGATGGTCTTCAAGCAGATCGCCAATATGATGGTGGATGCATTTGTAAAACGGGCGAAGCAGATTTATGGCTGAAATGATCAGCGTTGAAGTGGCCTACGCGCTGCCACACAAACAGAAAATTCTGAG is part of the Venatoribacter cucullus genome and encodes:
- a CDS encoding type II toxin-antitoxin system RatA family toxin codes for the protein MTSISRSALVMYSASQMFDLVNDVRRYPEFLDGCSATEVLAEGDDFIEATLTIAKAGVNQSFSTHNTLLRPERMEMRLLNGPFSRFSGIWTFQALSDTACKVTLEMEFEMSNRLAGAAMGMVFKQIANMMVDAFVKRAKQIYG
- the smpB gene encoding SsrA-binding protein SmpB, which gives rise to MTTKKKPKANGGTIALNKKARHDFFIEEKIEAGIALTGWEVKSLREGKVQLLDSYVDFHRGEAYLTGALITPLQQASTHTVCEPRRQRKLLLHKRELERLQQKIQAKGYTCVCTALYWKGVHVKAEIALAKGKQSHDKRDTAKDRDWAKQKERIMKHSVR
- a CDS encoding sodium-dependent transporter; translated protein: MSTGEAGVHGIWRGRWTFILAATGSAVGLGNIWKFPYITGENGGGAFVLMYLLCILVAGIPVMMAEIMMGRKGRRSPIHTMQNLTHEFKAPKAFIGIGWMGAAAGFFILSFYSVIAGWTLAYAGKMAAGVFTGAGPEVATASFAALLASPWALMALHTLFLLLTGSIIALGVNRGLENGVQMLMPALFVMLILLFGYALTTPGFTQGWNFMFSFEPEKITGTSFVVALGHAFFTLSIGMGAIMAYGAYMPKKASLGKTVLAVALLDTLVALIAGLIIFPIVFSNGLEPGAGPGLIFQTLPIAFGSLPAGNLIGAVFFVLVLVAAWTSAISIAEPAVAWAVEKGFSRIQATVAVCGLAWLIGIGTVLSFNVISDKQVFVQVKTLDSQGEVLHSELHWYADVAALKASLPVQEERTYQVEGKTFFGMLDFLTSNIMMPLGGMLIALFAGWFMTRKSVADESRLQPSWLLSLWRFMLRVVSPLAIFYIFISGLL